A genomic window from Vagococcus sp. CY52-2 includes:
- a CDS encoding RNA methyltransferase, protein MKRIESLTNQWVKETKKLHKKKYRDITNQYILEGEHSVQEALENNGLIDCVITTDDGLLKYKSILSKVSEEQLVVVTDGILKQLSELPTPQEIIAIMKKSEELTGFGEKILVLDHVQDPGNVGTMIRTADAAGFDQVILSEGCVDVYQSKVQRALQGSQFHVSIVTNVALDKWIVQAKMRHILTVATALDDTAMSFKELKLTESIAIIMGNEGQGVSQEVLSQVDKKVYIPMKGQAESLNVAVAAGIVMFHF, encoded by the coding sequence ATGAAGCGAATCGAATCTTTGACCAATCAATGGGTAAAAGAAACCAAGAAATTACATAAAAAGAAGTATCGTGATATAACCAATCAATATATTTTAGAAGGAGAGCATTCTGTTCAGGAAGCTTTAGAAAATAATGGGTTGATTGATTGCGTGATTACAACTGATGATGGATTATTAAAATATAAGTCTATTCTATCAAAGGTATCAGAGGAACAATTGGTTGTTGTAACTGATGGGATATTAAAGCAACTATCTGAATTACCAACACCACAAGAAATTATCGCGATTATGAAAAAGTCAGAAGAATTAACAGGATTTGGGGAAAAAATCTTAGTTTTAGATCATGTGCAAGATCCTGGAAATGTGGGAACGATGATCCGAACAGCAGATGCAGCTGGTTTTGATCAAGTTATATTAAGTGAAGGATGCGTAGATGTCTATCAATCAAAAGTGCAACGAGCATTACAAGGCAGTCAATTTCATGTATCTATTGTGACTAATGTTGCGTTAGATAAATGGATAGTACAGGCAAAAATGCGACATATTTTAACAGTTGCAACAGCATTAGATGATACTGCGATGTCTTTTAAAGAATTAAAGCTAACAGAATCAATTGCTATTATTATGGGGAATGAAGGCCAAGGCGTGTCACAGGAAGTCTTATCACAAGTTGATAAAAAAGTGTACATTCCAATGAAAGGCCAAGCAGAGTCGTTAAATGTCGCAGTTGCTGCTGGGATTGTTATGTTTCACTTTTAA
- a CDS encoding YdcF family protein has protein sequence MTVFFYVICVGVPLVCFLYWNYFRPTSLWNGFFFLISSGMLYLSFILLLDKVNENIALVFLIPAILVILFLSVLGLSSSIVGLFWNEKVLLKREGRSFSNLVPLIVALGLLGVQILILFVTFYSGNIFITTLLGFLTVTLSYLIFLFIMYGTTAILYNYFPITKKVDYIIILGAGLIDGERVTPLLASRIDRGIALYVRQKRKYGHEPTIILSGGKGSDEKISEAQAMKDYLDSLPVIVKTVYLEEQSTNTQENIKFSEKLAGVRDGISDFKDKQVVIATNNYHLLRAGKIAARLGVQARGVGSKTKLYYLPAAFIREYVGYLVMTKRKHLLFIGFFFVIFLLQLIIYFIAN, from the coding sequence ATGACCGTATTTTTTTATGTCATTTGTGTTGGAGTTCCACTAGTCTGTTTTTTATATTGGAATTATTTTAGACCAACTAGTTTATGGAATGGCTTTTTCTTTTTAATCTCTTCAGGAATGCTCTATCTATCGTTTATTCTATTATTGGATAAAGTTAATGAAAATATTGCACTTGTCTTTTTAATTCCGGCTATCTTAGTTATTTTATTTTTAAGTGTGTTAGGATTAAGTTCTAGTATTGTTGGATTATTTTGGAACGAAAAAGTTTTATTAAAAAGAGAGGGACGCTCATTTAGTAATTTGGTCCCTTTGATTGTTGCCTTAGGTTTATTAGGTGTTCAGATATTAATATTATTTGTTACGTTTTATTCAGGGAACATTTTTATAACAACATTATTAGGTTTTTTAACTGTAACATTATCCTATCTTATTTTTTTGTTTATTATGTATGGGACAACAGCCATTTTATATAATTATTTTCCCATTACCAAAAAAGTAGATTATATCATTATTTTAGGTGCTGGATTAATTGATGGTGAGCGTGTGACCCCTTTATTAGCTAGTCGAATTGATCGGGGAATAGCGCTGTATGTTAGACAAAAAAGAAAATATGGACATGAACCAACGATTATTTTGTCTGGGGGTAAAGGTTCAGATGAAAAAATATCAGAAGCACAAGCGATGAAAGACTATTTGGATTCATTACCAGTCATTGTAAAAACAGTTTATTTGGAAGAACAGTCAACAAATACGCAGGAAAATATTAAGTTCTCTGAAAAACTTGCTGGGGTAAGAGATGGCATTAGTGACTTTAAAGATAAACAGGTTGTGATTGCAACCAATAATTATCATTTATTGCGTGCTGGAAAAATAGCAGCACGTTTGGGCGTACAGGCTAGAGGTGTAGGTTCTAAGACAAAACTGTATTATTTACCGGCTGCATTTATTCGTGAATATGTAGGGTATTTAGTGATGACAAAACGAAAACATCTACTTTTCATAGGATTTTTCTTTGTTATTTTTTTATTACAGTTAATAATATATTTTATAGCGAATTAA
- a CDS encoding helix-turn-helix domain-containing protein → MNSCEKRQFELCPKFEKTFDMLGKKWNGLIIDVLLEDGTQRFVELANKIPDVSDRVLVERLKELEEKGIITRDEHPIEKKRIDYSLTEKGEALRSVMNEVQSWGEKWM, encoded by the coding sequence ATGAATTCTTGTGAGAAAAGACAATTTGAACTTTGTCCAAAATTTGAAAAAACATTTGATATGTTAGGTAAAAAATGGAATGGTTTGATTATTGATGTATTACTAGAGGATGGCACACAGCGATTTGTTGAGTTAGCTAATAAAATACCAGATGTTAGTGACCGAGTGTTGGTTGAGCGATTGAAAGAATTGGAAGAAAAGGGAATTATAACACGAGATGAACACCCTATAGAGAAAAAACGCATTGATTATTCTTTAACTGAAAAAGGAGAAGCGTTACGTTCTGTTATGAATGAAGTTCAAAGCTGGGGAGAAAAATGGATGTAA
- a CDS encoding HD domain-containing protein produces the protein MSLNWQEDTAYLELVEDLIYTDDVQSLKKYTQHHYSNRLEHSIQVSYKSYKLAKKWGGNVRATARAGLLHDLFFYDWREQKMGEGTHAYVHPRIALENAKKLTDISPLEEDIIIKHMFGATIAPPKYKESYIVTLVDKYCACEEVIKPLFKKVKLKAAEYSKVVHL, from the coding sequence ATGTCGTTAAATTGGCAAGAAGATACTGCTTACTTAGAACTTGTTGAAGATTTAATTTATACAGATGACGTTCAAAGTTTAAAAAAATACACACAACATCATTACTCAAACCGTTTAGAACATTCGATTCAAGTATCTTATAAGAGTTACAAACTCGCAAAAAAATGGGGTGGAAATGTTAGGGCGACTGCTCGAGCAGGCTTACTTCATGATTTATTTTTCTATGATTGGCGTGAACAAAAAATGGGCGAAGGCACACATGCTTATGTTCATCCGCGTATTGCTTTAGAAAATGCCAAAAAATTAACAGATATCTCACCATTAGAAGAAGATATCATTATTAAGCATATGTTTGGTGCGACAATTGCACCACCTAAATATAAAGAAAGCTATATTGTCACACTGGTTGATAAATATTGTGCCTGTGAAGAAGTTATTAAACCATTGTTTAAAAAAGTAAAATTAAAAGCCGCTGAGTATTCTAAAGTGGTACATTTGTAA
- a CDS encoding SAP domain-containing protein — MISLKVIDLKNILKLNNLKMSGNKSELIQRIIDNISESEYAHRLSPSWHLTKKGQRIVDKYDLIIWTHKNGSKDFTVTPLTVLPYLNSGKANEEIAIFVSEKTFRGNLIELNYGAACSNLLYQSDIYESQNNLHQSLHCLLASLVLELTGVGNSDPDYINIHKYNIDTSYIKASIIDVQRKLQLTNKELELELSETYDFYIANVSKIRLYKDKKEFTSLYNILMYGTMKQFQNKIDKLIEKLPKKYTTIGG; from the coding sequence TTGATATCTCTAAAAGTTATAGATTTAAAAAATATTTTAAAGCTAAATAATTTAAAAATGTCTGGTAACAAGAGTGAACTTATACAAAGAATTATAGATAATATATCTGAAAGTGAGTATGCTCATCGATTATCTCCATCATGGCATTTAACTAAAAAAGGGCAAAGAATAGTAGATAAATACGACCTAATTATTTGGACACACAAAAATGGATCTAAAGATTTTACAGTTACTCCTCTAACAGTATTACCTTATCTGAATTCTGGAAAAGCTAATGAGGAAATCGCAATATTTGTTTCAGAAAAAACTTTTAGAGGAAATTTAATAGAGTTAAATTATGGTGCGGCCTGTAGTAATCTTCTCTATCAATCCGATATATATGAATCACAAAACAATCTACATCAGTCTTTACATTGCTTACTAGCTTCTTTAGTTTTAGAATTAACTGGAGTGGGAAATTCTGATCCTGATTATATAAATATTCATAAATATAATATCGATACTTCTTATATAAAAGCTTCAATTATTGATGTTCAAAGAAAACTTCAACTGACCAATAAAGAATTAGAATTAGAGTTATCGGAAACTTACGATTTTTACATAGCTAATGTTAGTAAAATAAGATTATATAAAGACAAGAAAGAATTTACGTCTCTTTATAATATTTTAATGTATGGGACTATGAAACAATTCCAAAATAAAATAGATAAGCTAATAGAAAAATTACCCAAAAAATATACTACTATTGGAGGATAA
- a CDS encoding phospho-sugar mutase, with amino-acid sequence MDWKETYSTWKQFRELETTLKDNLNQLEKNENELQEAFYAPLEFGTAGMRGILGVGINRMNIYTVRQAANGLALFISTLGEDAKKRGVAIAYDSRHQSPEFAMESAKTLASHGIKSYVFESLRPTPELSFAVRYFGCVAGIMITASHNPANYNGFKVYGEDGAQMPPQDADKVTEFVRSVANPLEIEIIDDSQSNDFITIIGKEVDDSYLKDILTVTIDDELINRSGSKLNMVFTPLHGTGKMLGERALSQIGFTNVSLVEEQAIADPNFTTVTSPNPEELSAFEYAIRLGEELSADLLVATDPDADRLGAAVKLPNGEYRVLTGNQLASLMVHYILTKKNEKQELPENGLVLKSIVSSELPTRICEKYDVEMKNVLTGFKFIAEQIKEAQRTQSNEFLFGFEESYGYLVKPFVRDKDAIQALVLLAEMATYYMEKNQTLYDALLEIYKEFGYFKEKTISVTKSGMEGLKEITRLMQDIRNNLPTSFGGIKVNFTEDYSVGKRMLSDGKIELLDLPNANVLKFFLEDGSWIAIRPSGTEPKIKFYIGAVDETQEAVDNKMDRFGEELAKYRD; translated from the coding sequence ATGGATTGGAAAGAAACATATTCAACATGGAAACAATTTAGAGAGTTAGAGACAACTTTAAAAGATAATTTAAATCAATTAGAGAAAAATGAAAACGAATTACAGGAGGCATTTTATGCTCCTCTAGAGTTTGGTACAGCTGGTATGCGAGGAATATTAGGTGTTGGTATTAATCGTATGAACATTTATACCGTTCGACAAGCAGCAAACGGTTTAGCATTATTTATTAGTACATTAGGTGAAGACGCAAAAAAAAGAGGTGTTGCGATTGCGTATGATTCAAGACATCAATCTCCTGAATTTGCGATGGAATCAGCTAAGACTTTAGCTAGTCACGGCATCAAATCATATGTATTTGAGAGTTTAAGACCGACGCCTGAGTTATCATTTGCTGTACGTTATTTTGGCTGTGTAGCTGGAATTATGATTACTGCCAGTCATAATCCTGCCAATTATAATGGATTTAAAGTGTATGGTGAAGACGGGGCTCAAATGCCACCACAAGATGCCGATAAGGTGACTGAATTTGTTCGTAGTGTGGCAAATCCACTTGAAATAGAAATCATTGATGATAGCCAGTCAAACGATTTTATCACTATAATTGGTAAAGAAGTAGACGATAGTTATTTGAAAGACATATTAACTGTTACCATTGATGATGAATTAATTAATAGAAGCGGTTCAAAATTAAATATGGTCTTTACTCCACTTCATGGGACAGGCAAAATGCTAGGTGAGCGTGCCTTATCACAAATTGGCTTTACAAATGTTTCATTAGTAGAAGAGCAAGCGATTGCGGATCCAAATTTTACTACTGTAACATCTCCTAACCCAGAAGAATTATCTGCTTTTGAATATGCTATTCGTTTGGGTGAAGAATTATCAGCTGACTTATTAGTGGCCACTGATCCAGATGCGGATCGATTGGGAGCAGCAGTAAAACTGCCAAATGGCGAGTATCGTGTGTTGACTGGAAATCAATTAGCCAGTTTAATGGTTCATTATATTTTAACTAAAAAAAACGAGAAACAAGAATTACCTGAGAACGGTCTAGTCTTAAAATCAATTGTTTCGAGCGAATTACCAACACGTATTTGTGAAAAATATGACGTTGAAATGAAAAATGTTTTGACTGGTTTTAAATTTATTGCGGAACAAATTAAAGAAGCCCAAAGAACACAATCAAATGAATTTCTGTTTGGTTTTGAAGAAAGTTATGGTTATTTAGTCAAACCATTTGTCCGTGATAAAGATGCGATTCAAGCATTGGTTTTATTAGCAGAGATGGCGACTTACTACATGGAAAAAAATCAAACATTATATGATGCTTTATTAGAAATCTACAAAGAATTTGGTTATTTTAAAGAAAAAACCATTTCAGTAACAAAATCAGGGATGGAAGGATTAAAAGAAATTACTCGCTTGATGCAAGACATTCGAAATAACTTACCAACCTCATTTGGTGGGATTAAAGTAAACTTCACGGAAGATTATTCTGTTGGTAAAAGAATGCTTTCTGATGGTAAAATAGAATTGCTAGATTTGCCAAATGCTAATGTTCTAAAATTCTTTTTAGAAGATGGTAGCTGGATTGCGATTAGACCTTCTGGAACGGAACCAAAAATTAAGTTTTATATTGGTGCTGTCGATGAAACGCAAGAAGCTGTTGACAATAAAATGGATAGATTTGGTGAAGAGCTAGCAAAATATCGTGATTAA
- a CDS encoding acylphosphatase, with translation MKISMIVHGRVQGVAFRYMTKIVADELGVYGIVRNLDDGGVYIEANGDKLAVQQFIEEVKKSPAPMGNVTNYSIDFEPSFKEHHQFNVVYS, from the coding sequence ATGAAAATTTCTATGATCGTTCATGGTCGAGTTCAAGGTGTCGCGTTTCGTTATATGACAAAGATAGTCGCTGATGAGTTAGGGGTTTATGGAATTGTCCGTAATTTAGATGACGGTGGTGTTTACATCGAGGCGAACGGAGATAAATTAGCTGTTCAACAATTTATTGAAGAAGTAAAAAAATCACCTGCTCCGATGGGAAACGTAACAAACTACTCGATTGATTTTGAGCCAAGTTTTAAAGAGCATCATCAATTTAACGTTGTTTATTCTTAA
- the yidC gene encoding membrane protein insertase YidC, giving the protein MKNLKRWMIGSGLFGLLIFLSGCVKTDSTGAPTGEGFVYNVLVKPMSHLITFFAENWGLGFGWSIILLTMIVRLIILPLGLSQMKKSMIQQEKMAAIKPHMDVINERMKTATSPEEKMAAQQELQQFYKDNDINIMGGIGCLPLLIQMPIFTALFFAAKVTPGISESVFFGINLGKPSLILVALAGISYFLQSYISMIGMSDEQRKQMRMMTYLSPLMIIFFSFKAPAGVTLYWVIGGIFSCIQSLITNLYHKPKVKKEIAEHFEKNPVKVVKSAVKPTPKKQNTPKNKITTNNSGRNQGKQNKK; this is encoded by the coding sequence ATGAAAAATTTAAAACGTTGGATGATTGGTTCTGGACTGTTTGGATTATTAATCTTTTTATCCGGATGTGTAAAGACCGACTCAACAGGTGCTCCTACAGGCGAGGGATTCGTCTATAATGTATTAGTAAAACCCATGAGTCATTTGATTACCTTCTTTGCAGAGAATTGGGGATTAGGATTTGGTTGGTCAATTATCTTATTAACGATGATCGTTCGATTAATCATTTTACCACTTGGTTTAAGCCAAATGAAAAAATCAATGATTCAACAAGAAAAAATGGCAGCGATCAAACCGCATATGGATGTTATTAATGAACGTATGAAAACTGCCACATCACCAGAAGAAAAAATGGCAGCACAACAAGAACTACAACAATTTTATAAAGATAATGATATCAATATTATGGGAGGAATTGGGTGTCTACCCTTATTGATACAAATGCCAATTTTTACAGCACTATTCTTTGCTGCAAAAGTGACCCCTGGTATTTCTGAATCTGTGTTCTTTGGAATAAATTTAGGGAAACCTAGTTTAATTTTAGTGGCATTAGCTGGTATTAGTTACTTTTTACAAAGTTACATCAGTATGATTGGGATGAGTGATGAACAGAGAAAACAAATGCGAATGATGACGTATCTGTCTCCTCTTATGATTATTTTCTTCTCATTCAAAGCTCCTGCTGGTGTGACATTGTATTGGGTTATTGGTGGTATCTTTAGTTGCATCCAATCATTGATTACTAACCTATATCATAAACCAAAAGTAAAAAAAGAAATTGCTGAACATTTTGAAAAAAATCCAGTGAAAGTGGTTAAATCAGCTGTTAAGCCAACACCAAAAAAACAGAATACACCGAAAAATAAGATTACTACAAATAACAGTGGACGTAATCAAGGCAAACAAAATAAAAAATAA
- the pheS gene encoding phenylalanine--tRNA ligase subunit alpha produces MEIKERLESLRKDFIEKIAQVETLDHLNNIRVEVMGKKGSMTEILRGMKDLSNEERPVVGSLANEIRDVLSTQIDEKKQELEEEALNQALLNETIDVTLPGKVSSTGTPHILTQVMQEIEDVFLGLGYEIIEGYEVEKDYYNFERMNLPKDHPARDMQDSFYITDDMLLRTHTSPIQARTMEKHDFSKAPLRMISPGKVYRRDSDDATHSHQFHQIEGLVVDKHITMADLKGTLEVLLKKLFGEDRHIRLRPSYFPFTEPSVEVDISCFKCGGKGCNVCKHTGWIEILGAGIVHPSVLEMSGIDSSEYSGFAFGLGPDRVAMLKYGVNDIRYFYQNDVRFLEQFKVKG; encoded by the coding sequence ATGGAAATCAAAGAAAGATTGGAATCACTACGTAAAGATTTTATTGAAAAGATTGCGCAAGTGGAAACATTAGACCATTTAAATAACATACGGGTTGAGGTAATGGGAAAAAAAGGAAGTATGACAGAAATACTTCGTGGAATGAAAGATTTATCAAATGAAGAGCGACCAGTTGTCGGAAGTTTGGCTAATGAAATTAGAGATGTATTATCCACACAAATAGATGAGAAAAAACAAGAACTTGAAGAAGAAGCACTTAATCAGGCGTTATTAAATGAAACGATTGATGTGACTTTACCGGGTAAAGTATCAAGTACTGGTACACCACATATCTTAACGCAAGTGATGCAAGAAATTGAAGATGTTTTTTTAGGTCTAGGTTATGAAATTATTGAAGGCTACGAAGTTGAAAAAGATTACTACAACTTTGAGAGAATGAACTTACCTAAAGATCACCCAGCTCGTGATATGCAAGATTCATTTTATATTACAGATGATATGTTATTACGTACGCATACCTCGCCTATTCAAGCACGTACGATGGAAAAACATGATTTTTCAAAAGCACCACTTCGTATGATTAGTCCAGGGAAAGTTTACCGACGTGATAGTGATGATGCCACTCACAGTCATCAATTCCATCAAATTGAAGGATTAGTTGTTGATAAACATATCACAATGGCAGACTTAAAAGGAACGCTTGAAGTGTTACTTAAAAAATTATTCGGGGAAGATCGTCATATCCGTCTAAGACCAAGTTACTTCCCATTTACAGAGCCATCAGTTGAGGTGGATATTAGCTGTTTCAAATGTGGTGGTAAAGGCTGTAACGTATGTAAACACACTGGTTGGATTGAAATTCTTGGAGCAGGCATTGTGCATCCAAGCGTTCTTGAAATGTCAGGCATTGATTCAAGTGAATACAGTGGATTTGCTTTTGGATTAGGACCTGATAGAGTCGCAATGTTGAAATATGGTGTCAATGATATCCGTTATTTCTATCAAAATGACGTCAGATTCTTAGAACAATTTAAGGTAAAGGGGTAG
- a CDS encoding helix-turn-helix transcriptional regulator, producing the protein MKELNPQTIQQTSRFFKTIGDSTRLKILVALSEKEMNVSSITEFLDMEQSAVSHQLKLLRENHLVKSRKEGKSVVYCLDDKHVKSILSQTFDHMNHINHD; encoded by the coding sequence ATGAAAGAATTAAATCCTCAAACGATTCAACAAACAAGTCGTTTTTTTAAAACAATCGGAGATTCTACTCGTTTAAAAATTCTTGTAGCACTATCTGAAAAAGAAATGAATGTTAGTAGTATTACTGAATTTTTAGATATGGAGCAATCTGCTGTTTCTCATCAATTAAAATTGTTACGAGAAAATCATTTGGTGAAATCACGTAAAGAGGGAAAAAGTGTGGTGTATTGTTTGGATGATAAGCACGTGAAAAGTATCTTATCACAAACATTTGACCATATGAACCACATAAATCATGACTAA
- the pheT gene encoding phenylalanine--tRNA ligase subunit beta: protein MLVSYKWLQELVDVKDIDVNQLADKMSRSGIEVEDVTIPEEGLKKIVVGDVKECVPHPDSDHLSICQVDVGEEELYQIVCGAPNITAGKKVIVALPNSRITGNVKIKKGKMRGEVSLGMICSLQELGYSDSVVPKEYAEGIYFLPEDAVPGQPVFPYLEMDDAIIELSVTPNRADALSMLGVAYEVAAIYDKDITLPTVTINENPDEPVESYVSIRLEDEEDVPSYGMKIIKDVTIKESPMWLQTRLMNEGIRPINNIVDVTNYTLLLFGQPQHAFDYDKLDSKEIYVRRATDKEELTTLDGVERELTTEDLVITNGKKAIALAGVMGGENTEITNNTTTIALETAVFNPTRVRRTARRLALSSESSRRFERGINWSVIRQASEFSANLIAELGGGTIVTGEALVESSVPTEPTISITLEKINRSLGTELSAMDVEKIFLQLGFDVSLSAETFDVTIPLRRWDIKIPADLIEEVARIYGYDNLPSTLPSGASLPGKLSFKQQMTRHIRSLLEGKGLTEAISYALMSPESAVQFKLDTKNSEDIVELDFPMSEEHSVLRQSLINGLLKDVSYNVARKANGVAFYEIGHVFNWYDKSDLPKETTHLGMAMTGVSRKKDWKESQEVVDFYTMKGIVESLISFLGLENEVVYQPNQTLKEMHPGRTADILVGETRVGFVGQIHPKLSKDMDLKETYVVEIDLDKLFEFVPEDNVYKEVGKYPSIKRDIALLVDEAVTYQQIVDVIEANGGKNLRSIHLFDLFKGEKLGKGKKSLAYSLVFQNDDSTLVEDEVVSVMKKIEKALVNELNIEFR from the coding sequence ATGCTAGTATCATATAAATGGTTACAAGAATTAGTTGATGTAAAAGATATTGATGTAAATCAATTAGCAGATAAAATGTCTCGTTCAGGTATTGAAGTAGAAGATGTGACGATCCCTGAAGAAGGACTGAAAAAAATTGTTGTTGGAGACGTTAAAGAATGTGTTCCTCATCCAGATAGTGATCACCTATCAATTTGCCAAGTAGATGTTGGCGAAGAAGAGTTGTATCAAATTGTTTGTGGTGCGCCAAATATCACGGCAGGCAAAAAAGTGATTGTGGCTTTACCAAATTCACGTATTACTGGAAATGTCAAAATTAAAAAAGGTAAAATGCGTGGTGAAGTGTCATTAGGTATGATTTGTTCATTACAAGAATTAGGTTATTCAGACAGTGTGGTGCCAAAAGAATACGCTGAAGGGATTTATTTCTTACCAGAAGATGCAGTACCAGGTCAACCAGTATTCCCATATTTGGAAATGGATGATGCGATTATTGAATTATCTGTCACACCAAACAGAGCCGATGCTTTAAGCATGCTAGGGGTGGCTTATGAAGTAGCCGCGATTTATGACAAAGATATCACGTTACCAACGGTGACAATCAATGAAAATCCAGATGAACCAGTTGAAAGTTATGTATCAATCAGATTGGAAGATGAAGAAGATGTGCCATCTTATGGTATGAAAATCATTAAAGATGTCACAATTAAAGAAAGCCCAATGTGGTTACAAACTCGTTTGATGAATGAAGGCATTCGCCCGATTAATAATATTGTCGACGTAACAAACTATACCTTATTATTATTTGGTCAACCACAACATGCGTTTGATTATGATAAACTTGATTCAAAAGAAATCTACGTTCGCCGTGCAACAGACAAGGAAGAGTTGACAACCTTAGACGGAGTTGAAAGAGAATTAACTACTGAAGATTTAGTGATTACAAATGGTAAAAAAGCCATCGCTTTAGCTGGTGTAATGGGTGGAGAAAATACTGAAATCACAAATAATACCACAACGATTGCATTAGAAACAGCTGTTTTCAACCCAACTCGCGTTCGTCGTACAGCAAGAAGACTAGCTTTATCAAGTGAATCGAGCCGTCGCTTTGAACGTGGAATTAATTGGTCTGTGATTCGTCAAGCTAGTGAATTTTCTGCCAACTTAATCGCTGAACTTGGTGGTGGTACGATTGTGACAGGTGAAGCTCTTGTTGAATCAAGTGTTCCAACAGAACCAACTATCTCCATCACCTTAGAGAAAATCAATCGTTCATTAGGAACTGAGTTATCAGCAATGGATGTAGAAAAAATCTTCTTACAATTAGGATTTGATGTGTCATTAAGTGCTGAAACATTTGATGTCACAATCCCATTAAGACGTTGGGACATTAAGATTCCAGCTGATTTGATTGAAGAAGTTGCTCGTATTTACGGCTATGACAACTTACCATCTACTTTGCCAAGTGGTGCCTCATTACCAGGTAAATTATCATTTAAACAACAAATGACTCGTCATATTAGATCATTATTAGAAGGAAAAGGATTAACTGAAGCGATTAGCTATGCGTTAATGTCCCCTGAATCAGCTGTTCAATTTAAACTAGATACGAAAAATTCAGAAGACATTGTTGAACTTGATTTTCCAATGAGTGAAGAACATTCAGTCTTACGTCAAAGTTTAATTAATGGCTTACTTAAAGATGTTTCTTATAATGTCGCGAGAAAAGCAAATGGTGTAGCATTTTACGAAATAGGTCATGTCTTTAATTGGTATGATAAATCAGATTTACCTAAAGAAACAACTCATTTAGGTATGGCGATGACAGGTGTTTCTCGTAAAAAAGACTGGAAAGAATCACAAGAAGTAGTTGATTTTTATACAATGAAAGGTATTGTTGAATCATTAATTAGCTTCTTAGGACTTGAAAATGAAGTGGTTTATCAACCAAATCAAACACTAAAAGAGATGCATCCAGGACGCACAGCAGATATTTTAGTAGGTGAAACTCGCGTTGGATTTGTTGGACAAATCCATCCTAAACTTTCTAAAGATATGGATTTAAAAGAAACATATGTTGTTGAAATTGACTTAGATAAATTATTTGAATTTGTTCCAGAAGATAATGTTTATAAAGAAGTTGGTAAATACCCATCAATTAAACGTGATATCGCCTTGTTAGTGGACGAAGCAGTGACATATCAACAAATTGTGGACGTTATTGAAGCAAATGGTGGTAAAAACTTAAGATCTATTCATCTGTTTGATTTATTCAAAGGAGAAAAATTGGGTAAAGGGAAAAAATCTCTTGCTTACTCTCTTGTATTCCAAAATGACGACTCAACTTTAGTTGAAGACGAAGTGGTTTCTGTTATGAAGAAGATAGAAAAAGCGTTAGTTAATGAGTTAAACATTGAATTCAGATAA